GAAATATACAGGAAAAACACCTTCTGAGTTTATTAAGAATTATTCTCATAATAAAGTGAGTGTGGATTTGAAAGTTGAAGGTGATGTAAAGGCTAAAGCCACCTTTTAAAAAATTGCAGGATTTTGCCAATAATTTTCAGTTTATGGAAAGCCGTAAGGGCAGGTAATTTACATAAGCTATTTTAGTACAATAATTTATGATCACTTTCCTGAGTGTAAATAAAAAAGTGTTATAATTTAAAAAGCTGTTCCAAAAAGAACAGCTTTATTTATTTAAAATATAGAGATTGAGATGGGTCGGTCAAAATAACTTTCACCTCTCCATTTTCAATTGATCATCTTATTTCCATTTAATATTACATCCCATGCTAGGTCTCTGAATTTCTTCCTGAGGCTCGCCTGCCAAAAGATTTTCAAAAGCAATGATTAAATCTTCTCCGGTCACCTCCTTATTGTTTCCAGGTCTTGACTCGTCCATCTGACCTCTATATACAAGATCCAGCTTATCATCAAAGAAATAAAAATCAGGTGTACATGCCGCATCATATGCTTTGGCTACTGCCTGGCTTTCATCAAACAGATAAGGGAAATCGAATCCTCTTTCAATCTGGAATTCAATCATCTTTTCAGGAGAATCATCCGGATATTTTTCAATATTATTAGCATTGATGGCAATGAATTCAATTCCTTTTTCGTTGTAATCTTCATACAATTCGTTGATCTTATCGATTACATGAAGAACAAACGGGCAGTGGTTGCACATAAAGATTACCAATGTTCCTTTTTCTCCTTTCAGTTCTTCCAAAGACTGAATTTCATTGGTTTTTGACGGGTTAGGAAGTTCAAAAAACGGAGCTTTTGTTCCTAATGCCAACATATTTGAGGGAGTATTCATATCCTTTTTTCTTTAACGCAAAGATAGATATTTCTTTTATTAATAGCCCATTCGGGAATTTATAAACTTTAGTTAAATGTTAAAGTTTAAATAACCTTTGGAAGATATGGTTAAAAGTTTGTAGTTTTGCTAACACTGTTAGTAAAGAAATATCATGGGCCTACATGAACGCCGTCAAAGAGAAAAAGAATCCATCCGTGCAAATATCCTGCAGGCTGCATTTACTTTGGCCAAAACTGAGGGCTGGGCTTCGCTTTCCATGCGTAAAATAGCGGATGCTATTGAATACAGCGCTCCTGTAGTGTATGATTATTTTGAAAACAAGGAAGCTATCCTCTTTGAAATTTCTCTGGATGGCTTTCACAACTTACATATAGAATTATTAAAAGCTCAGAAAAAGCATGATACTCCGGAAGAGCAGCTTGTTGCCATTGTGGATGCGTACTGGAATTTTGCTTTTAAGAATAAAGAATACTACCAGCTTATGTTTGGTTTGGGAATGCAATGCTGTGGAAAAGGTCAGATGAAGAAAGAATTTTCATCGTTCCAGGAGATGATTTATGAATGTACTTACGAGATTATCAAGAAAAGTGGTTCAAATCCGGATAATGCCTGTCATATGTCTCATGCACTGTTCTCAGCGGTACATGGTATGATCTCTATTATGATGATGCGTAATGCAGATATTCCGTCTACCATGAATAAAACAACTTTAGACGAAACTGTTTCGGCTTTTATTAAGTCTTTGTAAATTTTTTTTGAATCAAAAATTAACACCGTTAGGAAATATAACACTTAGTTTGTTTAACGCACTGCAAATCGTAACTAAAAATTAAAACTATTTATGGGAAACCCCAACAAATTCAAAGATTGAAATTACTCATTTTTTTCATACGAATTAACACCGTTAGCAAAATTAACATACTTACACCTCATCTTTTTTATATATAGAATCAACATTAAACAATTTTTCAATTATGGAAACTATCGACCCTATTGCACATTAAAAATTCTGTAATTTTTTTTGAACAAATCATTAACACTGTTAGGAAAAAATACAGCATTTATTAAAGGAACATTACTTATCTCTAACACTTCATTAAAAAAAATTAAACCCAAAATGAAAATACCTGGAAAAACAAGGTTTATTGTACTTATTTCAAGTATAATTCTTTTACAGAGCTGCACCAAAGCTGCAGAAGGATCCAATGCCGCTCCACCAGCTCCTGAACTTCCGGTTTATACCGTTACTACATCACCCGCTACTACATATCAGGAATTCCCTACTGCCCTTGAAGGTAAAAACAACGTAGAAATAAGATCTCAGGTAGATGGATATCTGGACAGAATCTATGTAGAAGAAGGAGCTTATGTAAGAGCCGGACAGCCTTTATTCAAAATAGATTCTAGAAGCTATGGCGAACAAATGAATATGGCACAAGCCAATCTTCAGGCAGCTAATGCCAATATTCAAAAAGCAAGAGTGGAAGTTGACAGACTTCAGCCGTTGGTAGCTGCGAAAGTAGTTTCTGATGTACAGCTTAAAACCGCACAAGCCAATTATCAGGCGGCAGTTGCTGCTGCTGCACAAGCCAGAGCTTCCGTAGGAAGTGCAAAAATCAATGTAGGATTTACAACCATTACAGCACCGGTAAGCGGTTATATTGGAAGAATTCCTTACAAAAAAGGAAGTCTGATCTCCAGAACAGATCCAAGTCCTTTGACTTTATTATCTGATATCAGTGAAATCTATGCCTATTTCTCATTAAGTGAACTTGACTTTATTGGATTCCAGAATAAATATCCCGGAGCGAGCCTGGAAGAGAAGCTGAAAAATATGCCAATGGTAGAATTGGTAATTGCTGACAACAGTACTTATCCTGAAAAAGGAAGATTAAGCATTGTGGACGGACAGTTTGATAAAACAACAGGTGCCATCAGTGTACGTGCCATTTTCCCTAATACTCACGGAACTTTAAGAACCGGAAATACAGGAAGAATACGTATGCCGCAACTGATCTCCAATGCAGTGGTGATCCCACAGGAATCTACTTTCGAAATACAGGATAAAACCTACGTATATGTAATGGATAAGAGTAAGAAAGTAACCGGAAGACCTATTAAAATATCTGGAAAAACCGATAGTTATTATTTTATTTCCGAAGGACTTTCTCCTGGAGAAAAAATAGTATATACAGGGATTGGAAGCTTAAAAGACGGTGCTCCTATCAGACCGAAAAATATTTCTTCTGACAGCTTGCTAAAAGCGAATCCTTTATAATTCACCCTGAATACAGAAGACTTAAAAAATAAACTTCTTATGTTAAAACAATTTATAGAAAGACCGGTCCTTTCAACGGTCATCTCCATAATACTCTTATTATTGGGAGCCCTGTCTCTCTTTAATTTACCGATTGCCCTCTTTCCAGATATCGCTCCACCAAGTGTTCAGGTAACGGCATTCTATCCCGGAGCTAACGCTGAGGTTGTTGCCCGGTCTGTAGCCACTCCTATTGAGGAAGCAGTGAACGGAGTTGAGAACATGACTTATATGACCTCAAACTCCAGCAATGACGGTACCATGACCCTGAGTGTTTTCTTCAAACAGGGAGCTGATGCCGATAATGCTGCAGTAAACGTACAGAACCGTGTATCAAAAGCAATGAGCCAGCTTCCTCAGGAGGTTGTACAAGCCGGAATCTCAACACAGAAAGTTCAGAACAGTATGATCATGTTCATGGGACTGACCAGTGAAAATGAAAAACAATATGATGAGCTATTCCTTCAAAACTACCTGAAGATTAATGTTATTCCACAGATACAGCGTATCCCGGGAGTAGCACAGGCTCAGGTATTCGGAACAAGAGATTATTCTATGAGAATCTGGCTGAAGCCAGATAGATTAGCGGCCAACAATCTTTCTCCGCAGGAGGTTCTTGGGGCCATCAAAGATCATAACCTTGAAGCTGCTCCAGGAC
This genomic window from Chryseobacterium sp. MEBOG06 contains:
- a CDS encoding thioredoxin family protein gives rise to the protein MNTPSNMLALGTKAPFFELPNPSKTNEIQSLEELKGEKGTLVIFMCNHCPFVLHVIDKINELYEDYNEKGIEFIAINANNIEKYPDDSPEKMIEFQIERGFDFPYLFDESQAVAKAYDAACTPDFYFFDDKLDLVYRGQMDESRPGNNKEVTGEDLIIAFENLLAGEPQEEIQRPSMGCNIKWK
- a CDS encoding TetR/AcrR family transcriptional regulator, whose amino-acid sequence is MGLHERRQREKESIRANILQAAFTLAKTEGWASLSMRKIADAIEYSAPVVYDYFENKEAILFEISLDGFHNLHIELLKAQKKHDTPEEQLVAIVDAYWNFAFKNKEYYQLMFGLGMQCCGKGQMKKEFSSFQEMIYECTYEIIKKSGSNPDNACHMSHALFSAVHGMISIMMMRNADIPSTMNKTTLDETVSAFIKSL
- a CDS encoding efflux RND transporter periplasmic adaptor subunit, translating into MKIPGKTRFIVLISSIILLQSCTKAAEGSNAAPPAPELPVYTVTTSPATTYQEFPTALEGKNNVEIRSQVDGYLDRIYVEEGAYVRAGQPLFKIDSRSYGEQMNMAQANLQAANANIQKARVEVDRLQPLVAAKVVSDVQLKTAQANYQAAVAAAAQARASVGSAKINVGFTTITAPVSGYIGRIPYKKGSLISRTDPSPLTLLSDISEIYAYFSLSELDFIGFQNKYPGASLEEKLKNMPMVELVIADNSTYPEKGRLSIVDGQFDKTTGAISVRAIFPNTHGTLRTGNTGRIRMPQLISNAVVIPQESTFEIQDKTYVYVMDKSKKVTGRPIKISGKTDSYYFISEGLSPGEKIVYTGIGSLKDGAPIRPKNISSDSLLKANPL